A genome region from Syntrophorhabdaceae bacterium includes the following:
- a CDS encoding response regulator — protein MSDSNLNGKRILAVDDEPDVLAVLKDEIMDAAPSCVFETATSYEEANGLLQSKTYDLVVLDIMGVRGFDLLKVAVSRGFKTAMLTAHALTPEALKNSMDLKANAYLPKDKLSEIVPFLQDVLALDYESGWKRVFEKLYTFFTEKFESDWQKKIGLEGRTWV, from the coding sequence ATGAGCGACTCTAATTTGAATGGCAAGAGGATCCTGGCGGTAGACGATGAGCCGGACGTGCTGGCGGTTCTCAAAGACGAGATTATGGATGCGGCTCCGAGCTGCGTCTTTGAAACGGCAACCAGTTACGAAGAGGCGAACGGACTGCTTCAATCCAAAACCTATGACCTCGTGGTCCTCGATATTATGGGGGTCCGCGGGTTTGACCTCCTCAAGGTCGCAGTGAGCCGGGGTTTCAAAACGGCCATGCTTACGGCCCATGCCTTAACCCCTGAGGCACTGAAGAACTCCATGGACCTCAAGGCGAATGCCTATCTTCCCAAGGATAAGCTCAGCGAAATAGTCCCCTTTCTCCAGGACGTGCTCGCCCTCGACTACGAGTCCGGCTGGAAGCGTGTTTTTGAGAAGCTTTACACATTTTTCACGGAGAAATTCGAGTCCGACTGGCAGAAAAAAATAGGCTTGGAAGGGAGAACCTGGGTCTAG
- the recQ gene encoding DNA helicase RecQ: MTESINPSRCDQSPRELLRSCFGYDSFREHQEEVIDQVLSGGDAFVLMPTGSGKSICYQIPAMLRPGICVVVSPLIALMQDQVDGISQLGVRAGFLNSTQNYQESSAMERKAVAGEIDLLYVAPERLVTESFMRLLSQAKIGLFAIDEAHCVSQWGHDFRPEYLGLGVLPERFPYVPRIALTATADNVTRKEIIEKLRLEEAKQFISSFDRPNIRYRVEVKQKEKQQLLEFLKNEHPGDSGIVYCMTRKKVEEIAEFLSDKDIPALPYHAGLDREKRLRNQRRFFQDEGVIMVATIAFGMGIDKPDVRFVAHLNLPKTLESYYQETGRAGRDGEKADAWMIYSLGDVIVHRQMLETSEGGEEFKRIQRSKMEAMLGYCETTKCRRLVLLNYFGEERAEPCGNCDICEGTVETWDGTLVAQKALSCVFRTGQMFGSTYLIDVLLGKDNERIKSFGHQKVSTFGIGKELTETEWKSVFRQLVAAGMLGVDVGGKGSLSLAPGCRPVLKGEEKFELRKDPVHVKAKKSKKAKLTIERGKIVIKGDREPVLSEDAGAELFEELRALRMEIAKSQELPPYVIFHDRTLRELIYALPDTLEEMRNVSGIGQTKIERYGEQFLEVINEYKRKHGLDPQG, from the coding sequence ATGACCGAATCGATAAATCCTTCTCGTTGCGACCAATCTCCCAGGGAGCTGCTCCGCTCCTGCTTCGGATACGATAGTTTCCGGGAGCACCAGGAAGAGGTGATCGACCAGGTCCTCTCAGGGGGAGACGCCTTTGTGCTCATGCCCACAGGGAGCGGGAAATCGATCTGCTATCAGATCCCCGCCATGTTGCGTCCCGGCATATGCGTCGTGGTGTCGCCCCTTATCGCCCTCATGCAGGACCAGGTGGACGGCATCAGCCAGCTCGGCGTCAGGGCGGGTTTTCTCAATTCCACCCAAAACTACCAGGAATCATCCGCCATGGAGCGCAAGGCCGTGGCCGGCGAGATCGATCTCCTCTACGTGGCCCCTGAAAGGCTCGTAACCGAAAGCTTCATGCGCCTTCTCAGCCAGGCAAAAATAGGATTATTTGCCATTGACGAGGCCCATTGCGTCTCCCAGTGGGGACACGATTTCAGGCCCGAATACCTGGGTCTGGGCGTGCTCCCCGAGCGGTTCCCCTATGTGCCCCGCATTGCGCTTACCGCCACGGCGGATAATGTCACGAGAAAAGAGATCATCGAGAAGTTGCGCCTGGAAGAGGCGAAACAGTTCATCTCAAGCTTCGACCGGCCCAACATCCGCTACAGGGTCGAGGTAAAGCAGAAGGAAAAACAGCAGCTCCTCGAATTCCTTAAAAACGAGCACCCCGGCGACTCCGGCATCGTCTATTGCATGACCAGGAAGAAAGTGGAAGAGATCGCGGAATTCCTCTCGGACAAAGATATTCCCGCCCTGCCTTACCATGCGGGCCTCGACCGGGAGAAAAGGCTCAGAAACCAGAGGCGCTTTTTTCAGGACGAAGGGGTGATCATGGTGGCCACAATTGCCTTCGGCATGGGCATCGATAAGCCCGACGTCCGGTTCGTCGCCCACCTCAACCTGCCGAAGACCCTGGAGAGCTACTACCAGGAGACGGGACGGGCCGGAAGAGACGGTGAAAAGGCGGATGCCTGGATGATCTACAGCCTGGGGGACGTCATCGTCCACAGGCAGATGCTCGAAACCTCGGAGGGGGGCGAAGAGTTCAAGAGGATCCAGCGCAGCAAGATGGAGGCCATGCTCGGCTACTGCGAGACCACGAAATGCCGTAGACTTGTGCTTCTTAACTACTTCGGCGAGGAGCGCGCCGAGCCCTGCGGAAACTGCGATATCTGTGAAGGCACGGTAGAGACATGGGACGGTACCCTCGTCGCCCAGAAGGCCCTCTCCTGCGTCTTTCGGACAGGCCAGATGTTCGGCTCCACCTACCTCATCGATGTCCTTCTAGGCAAGGATAACGAAAGGATCAAAAGCTTCGGCCATCAGAAGGTCTCCACTTTCGGCATCGGGAAAGAGCTCACCGAGACGGAATGGAAATCGGTATTCCGCCAGCTCGTCGCCGCCGGAATGCTCGGCGTGGACGTAGGGGGAAAGGGAAGCTTAAGCCTCGCCCCCGGATGCCGCCCCGTACTGAAGGGCGAGGAGAAATTCGAGCTCCGCAAAGACCCCGTTCATGTGAAGGCCAAAAAATCAAAGAAGGCAAAGCTGACCATCGAAAGAGGCAAGATAGTCATCAAAGGCGACAGGGAGCCCGTCCTCTCGGAGGACGCGGGTGCCGAGCTATTCGAAGAGCTGCGAGCTCTCCGCATGGAGATCGCCAAAAGCCAGGAGCTCCCGCCCTACGTGATATTCCACGATCGAACTTTAAGAGAGCTTATCTACGCCCTGCCGGACACTTTGGAAGAGATGCGGAACGTCTCGGGCATAGGGCAGACAAAGATAGAAAGATACGGCGAGCAGTTCCTCGAAGTGATCAACGAGTACAAAAGAAAGCACGGCCTTGACCCGCAAGGATAG
- a CDS encoding transglycosylase SLT domain-containing protein: protein MNERRKTAIRFLIALSLMFMTVSCASYSQSDGVRVAATVKSPEPGASSSSGQIPKGGAEATVDAGLRASGKDNVVVEDIGTPPPGMRKPRTSAKVVSSDPAGGEENIPFRDLPGIPIDERLLTKSTTVGHDALIEKELKRLLGEFGDKGTVETIFLNEVKLYVKAFQTNDQYRRFMNASLRRSARYMPAVKEVFRKRNIPEDMAFIAFLESGFNPNARSHAGAVGMWQFMPGTARQYSLRVADRTDERLDPVKSTFAAVEYFHDLIAIFGPRSFLLALAAYNCGEGRIIGCLKKINNPMEERNFWHIRSCLARETREYPPKVIAAAVIGSNPETFGFPRYEGNGESLEIRTAFANFRSLEESAPEARPVHVEPVRKAKEGAKPVRVAIAAKPKPPEPKPPEPKPILYVVKKGNTIVTVAEIFRVEKEDIKKWNKLRSLRVEAGQKLKIYPAASMEAVSYKVKKGDTITEICRSLKVRPATLIAANGLKNGYTIKQGQVLVVYRVKGKAAAHRA from the coding sequence ATGAATGAAAGAAGAAAAACCGCGATCAGGTTCCTGATCGCGCTATCATTGATGTTCATGACCGTTTCATGCGCATCTTATTCGCAGTCCGACGGGGTTCGGGTGGCGGCTACGGTGAAGTCTCCGGAGCCCGGGGCCTCCTCGTCCTCCGGCCAAATACCTAAAGGAGGGGCGGAAGCAACAGTTGACGCGGGGCTTCGCGCTTCCGGCAAAGACAATGTGGTGGTCGAGGACATCGGAACCCCACCGCCCGGCATGCGCAAACCCAGGACCTCCGCAAAGGTCGTTTCTTCCGATCCCGCGGGCGGGGAAGAGAATATCCCCTTCAGGGACCTTCCCGGCATTCCCATCGATGAGCGCCTTCTCACCAAATCGACGACCGTGGGACACGACGCATTGATCGAGAAGGAGCTTAAGCGGCTTCTCGGTGAATTCGGGGATAAAGGCACGGTGGAAACGATTTTTCTTAATGAAGTGAAGCTCTACGTAAAGGCATTTCAGACGAACGACCAGTACAGGAGGTTCATGAATGCCTCGCTCAGGCGTTCGGCGCGGTATATGCCCGCGGTGAAGGAGGTTTTCAGGAAGAGGAATATTCCCGAGGACATGGCCTTTATCGCCTTTCTCGAATCGGGTTTCAACCCGAATGCCCGGAGTCACGCCGGGGCCGTGGGCATGTGGCAGTTCATGCCGGGCACCGCCAGGCAATATTCCCTCAGGGTTGCCGATAGGACGGATGAGAGACTCGATCCCGTGAAATCGACCTTTGCGGCGGTCGAATACTTCCACGACCTCATCGCCATTTTCGGGCCCCGCTCCTTTCTTCTCGCCCTCGCGGCCTATAATTGCGGGGAAGGGAGGATCATAGGGTGCCTCAAGAAGATCAATAACCCCATGGAAGAGCGGAACTTCTGGCATATCAGGTCGTGCCTTGCCCGTGAGACCAGGGAATATCCCCCCAAAGTGATCGCTGCCGCGGTGATCGGGAGCAATCCCGAAACATTCGGATTTCCCCGGTACGAAGGCAATGGAGAGAGCCTCGAGATACGGACCGCCTTCGCGAATTTCCGTTCCCTTGAGGAAAGCGCACCCGAGGCGCGCCCGGTCCATGTCGAGCCAGTACGTAAGGCAAAAGAAGGAGCAAAACCTGTCCGCGTAGCCATAGCCGCAAAGCCGAAACCCCCCGAGCCGAAGCCGCCTGAACCGAAGCCCATCCTGTATGTGGTTAAGAAAGGGAATACCATTGTCACGGTCGCCGAGATTTTCAGGGTGGAAAAAGAAGATATCAAGAAATGGAACAAGCTCAGGAGTCTCCGTGTGGAAGCGGGGCAGAAACTGAAGATATACCCGGCCGCCTCCATGGAGGCAGTCAGTTATAAGGTCAAGAAAGGCGATACCATCACGGAGATCTGCCGGAGCCTGAAGGTCCGGCCCGCAACCCTCATCGCGGCGAACGGGCTGAAAAACGGCTATACCATCAAGCAGGGCCAGGTGCTCGTGGTCTACAGGGTAAAAGGTAAGGCGGCCGCACACAGGGCCTGA
- a CDS encoding PAS domain-containing sensor histidine kinase gives MTETPENPDRHQRSQKELEDLVLALTETEAKLTNIINNAIEGIFQTDREGRFIHANPSFALIHGYASPAEIRDSIFARDLFLDPSDHERLIELLRSSGTVRGFESRMKTKSGTIHWVSSNVVAFGDEKGRTIRYEGTMLDITERKRAEEALLESEAKFRSIVNNALEGIFQTDREGRFIHANPSFAKIHGYASPVEMGDSLFAEDLFLDPSDHKRLIGLLRSSGSVQGFESRMKTKSGTVHWVSSNVMVFRDELGKTIRYEGTMLDITDRKKAEEALLESEERYRTAIESSNDAINILEGDICRYANSQYIKMFGLDGPEDAIGKSVKWNIHPDSLEMVAEMQRKRQAGEPVPSRYEFKGITKKGDIIYVEVSAAPITYRGKSEYLLYLRDVTERKEAEEVLIRSHKELERLNKAKTKAVNHISHELNTPISVIQSTTGILKRRFANLLTPAIENIIDILERNTERLSEISSETDEIFRVSQEIEEGMILKDIERLLARMEELPEIPEAIRPHWEAVKGWISTYLGRSPRSAQAIDLYSSVLSTVKKMERAAGHRNLRIDVEGQNDLFVFIDPFILREVTEGLIKNAIENTPEGGSIEVAAEQNDTGIILRVADRGIGITEENKGSVMDGLFHTEETDLYSTKRPFEFGAGGKGLELLRIKHYAERYGFDISFESVRCIYIPTDRDTCPGNIAQCSHCRTVDDCTASGGTTFFVTFPVRSNTGGMDEKK, from the coding sequence ATGACGGAAACACCTGAAAATCCCGATCGCCACCAAAGATCCCAAAAAGAGCTGGAAGACCTCGTGCTTGCCCTGACGGAAACCGAGGCGAAATTAACGAATATCATTAACAACGCCATTGAGGGGATATTCCAGACGGACCGTGAAGGTCGCTTTATCCATGCCAACCCTTCCTTCGCCCTTATCCACGGATATGCGTCCCCTGCGGAGATCAGGGATTCTATTTTCGCAAGGGATCTCTTTCTGGATCCGTCCGACCACGAGAGACTAATAGAGCTTCTTCGCTCGTCCGGCACTGTTCGGGGCTTTGAATCGCGGATGAAAACAAAGAGCGGAACGATACACTGGGTCTCATCGAACGTCGTGGCCTTTGGTGATGAAAAGGGCAGGACCATCAGATATGAAGGCACGATGCTCGACATCACGGAGCGTAAAAGGGCAGAAGAGGCGCTCCTGGAAAGCGAGGCAAAATTCAGGAGCATCGTGAACAATGCCCTGGAAGGAATATTCCAGACGGATCGCGAAGGCCGTTTTATCCATGCCAACCCTTCCTTCGCCAAAATACACGGATATGCGTCGCCGGTCGAGATGGGGGATTCGCTTTTCGCGGAAGATCTTTTTCTGGATCCGTCGGACCATAAGAGACTCATAGGGCTTCTTCGCTCATCCGGCTCCGTTCAGGGCTTTGAATCCCGGATGAAAACGAAGAGCGGCACGGTACATTGGGTCTCCTCGAACGTCATGGTTTTTCGTGATGAATTGGGCAAGACCATCAGATATGAAGGTACGATGCTCGACATCACGGATCGCAAAAAGGCCGAGGAAGCGCTCCTGGAAAGCGAGGAGAGATATAGGACCGCCATCGAAAGCTCCAACGATGCGATCAACATCCTCGAGGGCGATATATGCCGGTATGCGAACTCACAGTATATTAAGATGTTCGGGCTTGATGGCCCTGAAGATGCCATCGGAAAATCGGTAAAATGGAATATACATCCCGATAGCCTGGAGATGGTTGCCGAAATGCAGAGAAAGCGGCAGGCAGGCGAACCCGTGCCGTCACGATACGAATTCAAGGGTATCACTAAAAAGGGCGACATAATCTATGTGGAGGTATCAGCCGCCCCTATTACGTACCGGGGCAAATCCGAATACCTTCTCTATCTCAGGGATGTTACCGAGAGGAAAGAGGCGGAAGAGGTACTCATCAGGTCCCACAAAGAACTGGAGCGACTGAACAAGGCAAAAACCAAGGCGGTCAATCACATTTCCCACGAGCTGAACACACCTATCTCGGTGATTCAGAGCACTACCGGCATCCTGAAACGAAGATTCGCGAATTTATTGACCCCTGCCATCGAAAATATCATCGACATCCTGGAGAGGAATACGGAACGTCTGTCCGAGATATCGTCCGAGACCGACGAGATATTCAGGGTATCCCAGGAAATTGAAGAAGGGATGATACTCAAGGATATCGAGCGGCTTCTGGCAAGGATGGAGGAGCTTCCGGAAATACCTGAAGCGATACGCCCGCATTGGGAGGCCGTCAAGGGGTGGATAAGCACATATCTCGGTCGTAGCCCCCGGTCAGCTCAGGCCATCGACCTCTACTCGTCTGTCCTTTCCACCGTAAAAAAAATGGAGAGAGCCGCCGGGCATCGCAATCTGCGCATCGATGTGGAGGGGCAAAACGATCTTTTTGTCTTTATAGATCCCTTCATCCTGAGAGAGGTTACCGAAGGTCTGATCAAAAATGCCATTGAAAATACGCCCGAAGGAGGGTCGATTGAAGTGGCTGCGGAGCAGAATGACACGGGCATCATTCTTCGCGTGGCAGACAGGGGTATCGGTATCACTGAGGAAAATAAAGGCTCGGTCATGGACGGCCTCTTCCACACAGAGGAAACCGATCTCTACTCGACAAAAAGACCTTTCGAATTCGGTGCGGGCGGCAAAGGCCTCGAACTTCTCCGAATTAAGCACTATGCCGAGCGTTACGGGTTCGACATTTCATTCGAGAGTGTCCGATGCATTTACATACCCACCGACCGGGATACCTGCCCCGGGAACATCGCCCAATGCAGTCATTGCAGAACAGTCGATGACTGCACCGCGTCAGGGGGAACAACCTTTTTTGTCACCTTTCCCGTCAGGAGCAATACCGGCGGAATGGATGAGAAGAAATAA
- a CDS encoding thaumatin family protein produces MGKGLAGRTVWGCSFAAVLLCILMYSLVPTVMAADHTITFVNNCNETIWPGEGGPHPTGWEMAAGATVVKTIPVGTAGLTFWGRTGCTFNESGKCPTQGVDCCKSGGCISSADTTYFGLECASGGQPPVALFEPTFDANSPHGPLDYFDVSLIDGFSHVAIQVTP; encoded by the coding sequence ATGGGTAAGGGTCTGGCTGGTAGAACCGTCTGGGGCTGCAGTTTTGCGGCGGTTCTGTTGTGCATCTTGATGTATTCGCTTGTCCCGACGGTAATGGCGGCTGATCATACCATTACGTTTGTAAATAACTGCAATGAAACGATTTGGCCGGGAGAAGGCGGTCCCCATCCTACCGGATGGGAGATGGCGGCCGGGGCGACAGTGGTCAAAACGATTCCCGTCGGGACTGCCGGCCTCACCTTTTGGGGCCGGACCGGCTGTACATTCAATGAATCGGGCAAGTGCCCCACGCAGGGAGTCGATTGTTGTAAATCAGGGGGATGCATCAGCTCCGCTGATACCACGTACTTCGGCTTGGAGTGTGCATCCGGAGGACAACCGCCTGTGGCCCTGTTTGAGCCTACCTTTGATGCAAATAGTCCCCACGGACCTCTCGACTATTTCGATGTGAGCCTCATCGATGGGTTTTCCCATGTGGCCATACAGGTTACACC
- a CDS encoding lysozyme inhibitor LprI family protein, giving the protein MKRIIVSKDLRLICLALSVFVFSPFLSLYGKDCAKEPDMIAIADCHQKRYEKADKELNKVYSEVMKDLTPEAQKKLKEAQKAWLKYRDAAFAFAIEYNKDTRSYGSVVVADYKARVVEKRVLEIKFVTQSPADPPVEW; this is encoded by the coding sequence GTGAAAAGGATAATTGTATCGAAGGATCTCCGGTTAATCTGTCTCGCTTTATCGGTTTTCGTCTTTTCCCCTTTTCTTTCCCTCTACGGGAAGGACTGCGCAAAAGAGCCCGATATGATCGCCATAGCCGACTGCCATCAGAAACGATATGAGAAGGCAGATAAGGAGCTGAACAAGGTCTATTCCGAGGTAATGAAAGACCTCACGCCGGAGGCACAGAAGAAACTGAAAGAGGCCCAGAAAGCATGGCTCAAATACAGGGACGCGGCCTTCGCCTTTGCTATCGAGTATAATAAAGACACCCGGTCCTACGGGAGTGTCGTGGTGGCGGACTACAAGGCGAGGGTAGTGGAGAAAAGGGTGCTCGAGATCAAGTTTGTGACCCAGTCGCCGGCAGACCCGCCGGTGGAGTGGTAA